The stretch of DNA CCTACCGCTTGATTGCAGGAACAGATACGCCCGTTGTAGTCGGTTCGGTCAATCCTTCGAGTACGGGCTACACGCTTTTGGTGGGTGGCGAAAGCGAAGATGGCGTTTTTCTATACAGCTACATTGATGGCAAAATTTATGCTTCAAAAAACGGCGGCTCGACTTGGAGCTTCAAAAGTGATGCTCCCGAAAATCCCTTTGGAAGAAACAGTTTGGGCTGCTCGACCTCCAATCCCAACCGAGTCTATATCGGTGGCGTAAACGCTTTTCGCAGCTACAATAGTGGAGCGTTTTGGTCGCAGGTAAATGTTTGGAGTGAATACTACGGCGACCCACAAGGAAAACTACATGCCGACATTGACGGCATAGACACCTTCAAAGACACTGACGGTAGCGACTTTGTGATGGTGTCGACAGATGGTGGTTTGTACCGTTCTGACAACGATTTATTGACCGTCGACAACCGTACTTTGAGTGGTATAGGCGTTGGTCAATACTATTCGGTTTACACCTGCAAATTTGACCCAAAAGTAATTTACATCGGTAGTCAAGATCAAGGTTTTCAGCGTACACGCTTGGATTTCACTGGCGAAGGATTGGTGGATTTTGAGCAAACGATTAGTGGTGATTATGGCAACATTACCTCATTGGACGAAGGCGCAAGTTTTTGGACGGTGTATCCAGGCTTTGCGATGTATTATCCCGATGCCATCAACAGCAATTCAAACCGTTCATGGGATTTTGCGAATGATGGAGATGGTTTTCAGTGGATGTCGCCTTTGATGGCTGACCCCAATGGTGCAGACAAGGTGTTCATTGGAGGAAGTGGCGCAAGTAGTGGGCAACACTTGTGGCATTTGAACACCAATGGTGGAACCGCAATGATTCCAACCGAATTGCCTTTCGATTTTAGCAGCAGCGGTTCGATTACCGCTTTGGAATACGATTCTGAAATGTCTGAAATTCGCTATGTGATGACCAACAATGGCGACCTTTTCCGCACCAACAACAGCGGCAATAGTTGGATGATGGTGTGGGATGGTCCCAATTCGATGCGTGGAAACGACATCATTCCTTCAAAGCTCAATGCTGGTACGGTTTACATTGCAGGGAGCGGCTACTCCAATGCTGGGGTAATGGTCAGCACCGACTATGGCGACACTTTTGAGCCGATGATTGAAGGTTTGCCTTCTACCAATGTCAATCAACTGGCTTTGACTCCTGACGAAGATTTGCTCTTTGCAGCGACCAATGTGGGGGCGTTTGTGTATGTGTTTGCAGATGCACAATGGTATGACATTGGAGGCATCAGCGCACCTGATCAAGATTACCGAACGGTGGATTTTGTGCCAGCGACAGGAACGGTTCGTTTTGCGACTTATGGGCGTGGAATTTGGGATTTTGCTTTGGCGTGTTATGCCGCACCGACCCAATTGAGTACGCTTTCGGTCAGCACCCATGCCGCCACATTGCAGTGGAAAAACACCATTGGCGCAAATGCCTATCAGGTGGATTACCGACCTCTTGGCGGCAATGAATGGACGACACTTTTTACAGCCGACAATACGCTTACCCTCGAAAATCTGGAAGGCGGAACAGAATACGAATTTACCGTCAAGGCAACTTGTGGCTCCAACAATACAATGACTTCTGAAACAGGTACTTTTACGACCTATTGTGCTGCAATGGCAAGCAATACGGAGTTTGGTTGGATTGACCAAATTCGCCTCAATGAACTCGACAACCTAAGCGGCAACGATGGTGGATATGGCGAATATTTGACCCAAAACACCCTTCTTTTGGTCGGTATTCCCTACCAATTGCAGTTGATTCCTGCCTTCCCAACTTTTGCCGCTTCGCAATACTGGAAGGTGTGGGCGGACTGGAATGGGGATGGCGATTTTGATGAAGAAAGTGAATTGTTGTTTGCCAGCGAAAATGCATCTGAGGAGGCATTGACGGTAGATTTGCAGCTTTCGCAGGAAATAAGTGAAGGGACGGTAGTTTTGCGGATTGCGATGCAGTTCGATGAACCGATTGCAGATGCTTGCAGTGCTTTTACTTATGGCGAAGTAGAGGATTATACGCTTACTATCAAAAAATACTGTACAGCTACGGGCAGCAATACGTCTTGGGAATGGATTGCAGGGGTAGCAATTGGTGATTATCTGCATGAAAGCGAAGCAGATAATGGTTTTGGAGATTACAGTGATGAAATCATTGAATTGACGGCTGGTGAAAGTTATCCTTTGATGCTCACGCCTGGGTTTAGCAATGGGGCGTATGAGGAATATTGGCGGATGTGGATTGACTTCAATGCGAATGGGGAGTTTGAGGAAACGGAATTGGTTTTTGATGCGGGGGATGTGAGTACGGAGGCAGTCAATGGTGAAATCACCATACCTGAATCGGTGACAAATACTTATACAAAAATGCGGATTGCTATGAGGTATGGAGGTGCTGCGACTGCTTGCCAAATTTTTGGTGATGGGGAAGTGGAGGAATACACGGTTCGTTTGCGTTCGACAGAGGCTCGACTGCAATTGAAGGTCATGCTCGAAGGTGTTTACGATGCTGAAACGGGCGGTATGTCCACCGATTTGCGGCAAAAAAACCTCGTTCCTCTTGCTCAACCCTTCAACCGTATGCCGTGGAACTATGCGGGTATGGAGGTCTTGGTGAACGCTGATTTGCTGCCCGAAAATGTGGTGGATTGGGTTTTGGTGGAGATTCGTGATGCCAACGATGCATCGTCAATCCTCGAACAAAAAGCAGCTCTCCTCCTACAAGATGGCAGTATTGCCGATCCTCGTGACCCGATGGATATGAATGGTTTGCGCTTTGACTCCAAATTGGAAGATATATCTGCTGTTTTTGTGTCTATCAAAACCCGAAACCACCTTGCTGTCCT from Chitinophagales bacterium encodes:
- a CDS encoding GEVED domain-containing protein, giving the protein MQQKTLLTLSLTVLIFLFINSDTFKKNYNSITSSDSATMPKPTEIVQKDKDDKSFKKRRKQWEEDRNKTAEGDNWREIDAQYRQKKHARIEAQRQRLWQQGLLKTNGFEEVANGHLTGEWRERGSKNQAGRLHTCDIDFDNNLIYAASSGGILWRGNMDGTDWTSLNDYRSFYIHSVRVVYTDGNMGCSPTWELYQLCAANGGTYNPETKQCEGCVAFETAEEAQGPCGEGQVMDCAGNCIPVDQFNNWIGDGYCDDGTYGAVFTCDQFDNDGEDCGTPSSGCSAAWLKYQLCLAAGGEYNIGGGTCSVPIAACGAFSNSQQAQGACPNGQIMDCDGNCFDSEFFGAISNGECQDGNQTPNFKCVQYQNDGEDCGLVKRIIVAGNGVLYTDNEGATWNTSAGLMGTVDRMVTANDANETIYVLTTSGGLKHLYRSTNQGANFHFLYTFPTNNGDIWASRYGSGDLYAVNGEETYRLIAGTDTPVVVGSVNPSSTGYTLLVGGESEDGVFLYSYIDGKIYASKNGGSTWSFKSDAPENPFGRNSLGCSTSNPNRVYIGGVNAFRSYNSGAFWSQVNVWSEYYGDPQGKLHADIDGIDTFKDTDGSDFVMVSTDGGLYRSDNDLLTVDNRTLSGIGVGQYYSVYTCKFDPKVIYIGSQDQGFQRTRLDFTGEGLVDFEQTISGDYGNITSLDEGASFWTVYPGFAMYYPDAINSNSNRSWDFANDGDGFQWMSPLMADPNGADKVFIGGSGASSGQHLWHLNTNGGTAMIPTELPFDFSSSGSITALEYDSEMSEIRYVMTNNGDLFRTNNSGNSWMMVWDGPNSMRGNDIIPSKLNAGTVYIAGSGYSNAGVMVSTDYGDTFEPMIEGLPSTNVNQLALTPDEDLLFAATNVGAFVYVFADAQWYDIGGISAPDQDYRTVDFVPATGTVRFATYGRGIWDFALACYAAPTQLSTLSVSTHAATLQWKNTIGANAYQVDYRPLGGNEWTTLFTADNTLTLENLEGGTEYEFTVKATCGSNNTMTSETGTFTTYCAAMASNTEFGWIDQIRLNELDNLSGNDGGYGEYLTQNTLLLVGIPYQLQLIPAFPTFAASQYWKVWADWNGDGDFDEESELLFASENASEEALTVDLQLSQEISEGTVVLRIAMQFDEPIADACSAFTYGEVEDYTLTIKKYCTATGSNTSWEWIAGVAIGDYLHESEADNGFGDYSDEIIELTAGESYPLMLTPGFSNGAYEEYWRMWIDFNANGEFEETELVFDAGDVSTEAVNGEITIPESVTNTYTKMRIAMRYGGAATACQIFGDGEVEEYTVRLRSTEARLQLKVMLEGVYDAETGGMSTDLRQKNLVPLAQPFNRMPWNYAGMEVLVNADLLPENVVDWVLVEIRDANDASSILEQKAALLLQDGSIADPRDPMDMNGLRFDSKLEDISAVFVSIKTRNHLAVLSAQTVTLPTTAPFDLTNPNNVSGGASQLAELENGQFALLSGDFNSDGIVSVEDFNFFHAQLALLNFYVDGDCNLDGMVNVRDYNLYRGHSSVIGVEEIRY